The following proteins are encoded in a genomic region of Synechococcus sp. ROS8604:
- a CDS encoding iron-containing alcohol dehydrogenase family protein → MTTSLVCHTHAIAPSRVIRGEQAWQQGLPAIADLCQRPALLGRSPATQSIRARLKADLIGCDLAVVESQLHFDCCEDDLTRLQAQLQATGCDAVIAAGGGKVLDAGKLLAYRLKLPCVTVPLSAATCAGWTALANIYSPDGAFIADEALASCPDLLIFDHGLVRQAPNQTLASGIADALAKWYEASVGSGSSTDGIIQQAVQMARVLRDQLLIDARESMAQPESEAWVRVAEACGLTAGVIGGLGGAQCRTVAAHAVHNGLTQLHACHSKLHGEKVGFGILVQLRLEERLGGNQLAAQSRRQLLPLLQELGVPVTLQDLGLGEAGLHELRAICSFACRPGSDLHHLPFDVTETDLLEALLSTDADNRSVSTSLETEA, encoded by the coding sequence ATGACCACGTCGTTGGTTTGCCATACCCATGCCATTGCTCCTTCCCGGGTGATCCGGGGAGAGCAAGCCTGGCAACAAGGTCTTCCTGCTATTGCTGATCTCTGTCAGCGACCTGCCCTACTCGGACGCAGTCCCGCAACCCAATCCATTCGTGCGCGTTTAAAGGCCGATCTCATCGGCTGTGATTTGGCTGTTGTGGAGAGCCAACTCCATTTCGACTGCTGCGAAGACGACCTCACACGCCTGCAGGCCCAACTGCAGGCAACAGGCTGTGATGCCGTGATTGCAGCCGGTGGAGGAAAGGTTTTAGATGCAGGAAAACTCCTGGCCTATCGACTCAAACTTCCATGCGTCACGGTGCCGCTCAGTGCCGCGACCTGCGCCGGGTGGACAGCGCTTGCCAACATTTATTCCCCCGATGGAGCCTTTATTGCCGACGAGGCACTCGCTTCTTGCCCAGATCTTTTAATTTTTGATCATGGCCTGGTTCGCCAAGCCCCGAATCAAACGTTGGCCAGTGGCATCGCCGACGCCCTCGCCAAGTGGTACGAGGCATCTGTGGGGAGCGGATCCAGCACGGACGGAATCATCCAACAGGCCGTACAGATGGCCCGTGTGCTTCGCGATCAACTTCTGATCGATGCCCGCGAGTCGATGGCTCAACCGGAGAGTGAAGCCTGGGTTCGGGTGGCTGAGGCCTGTGGTCTCACCGCCGGGGTGATTGGTGGCCTTGGAGGTGCGCAATGCAGAACGGTTGCGGCCCATGCGGTCCATAACGGCTTAACGCAATTGCATGCCTGTCACAGCAAGTTGCACGGAGAAAAAGTGGGCTTCGGCATTCTTGTCCAGCTCCGGCTAGAAGAGCGCCTTGGCGGCAATCAACTAGCAGCCCAATCCCGTCGTCAACTTTTGCCTCTGCTTCAAGAGCTGGGTGTCCCGGTCACGCTGCAAGATCTTGGACTGGGAGAAGCTGGGTTGCATGAATTGCGCGCCATTTGCAGCTTCGCCTGCCGGCCAGGCTCCGACCTGCACCATCTCCCCTTCGACGTCACTGAGACCGATCTGCTGGAAGCTCTCTTGAGCACCGACGCAGACAATCGCTCCGTCAGCACCTCGCTGGAGACCGAAGCTTGA
- a CDS encoding DUF2993 domain-containing protein, which translates to MTPMNANSSGPLLQLLSNGLQIWIRGQCDDVGELKLKLQGSALQLLRGKLEGVSLTARKVSFQKLPLLRAELKSGALQAHINPSNPGQPIQLSHPFTIDGEVVLSGADLNRALASDRWRWLGDLISEQLMGLTPLQTLSIDDDLLELQAAVIATQDPVRARFGLQAAEGTIQITQLESGKSFLLPMDSGIHIDKANLKAGQLILQGKATVSP; encoded by the coding sequence ATGACTCCCATGAACGCAAATAGCTCTGGCCCGCTGCTACAGCTGCTGTCCAATGGTCTGCAAATTTGGATCCGAGGTCAATGCGATGACGTCGGTGAGTTGAAGCTGAAACTCCAAGGATCAGCTTTGCAACTTCTGCGCGGCAAGCTGGAAGGTGTGTCCTTAACCGCCCGCAAAGTGAGTTTTCAGAAACTCCCCCTTCTGCGGGCTGAGCTCAAATCCGGTGCCCTTCAAGCCCACATCAATCCCTCCAATCCTGGCCAGCCGATTCAGCTTTCCCACCCCTTCACCATTGATGGAGAAGTGGTCCTCAGCGGAGCCGATCTCAACCGAGCCCTCGCCAGTGATCGTTGGAGGTGGTTAGGAGATCTCATCAGTGAGCAATTGATGGGGCTCACACCTCTGCAAACCTTGAGCATTGACGACGACTTACTGGAATTGCAGGCAGCCGTGATTGCAACCCAAGATCCTGTTCGCGCTCGGTTTGGTCTTCAGGCCGCGGAGGGCACCATTCAAATCACTCAGCTCGAGTCAGGAAAATCGTTTTTATTGCCCATGGATTCCGGCATTCACATTGACAAGGCAAACCTCAAAGCAGGTCAATTAATCCTTCAAGGGAAGGCCACTGTCAGCCCCTAA
- a CDS encoding phosphatidate cytidylyltransferase codes for MISEGASSSKGKTKTGFDRKRLLSGLLAGAFGLLVVGLGGWWFTLALGVIVHLGLLEFFRMAQFKGMRPATKTTLVACQLLLLSTQWANSGGLPALLPDAVLPLSGAAICGWLLLQPVTGSIADIAASIFGLFYLGFLPSHWLRLRNLTDFEVAPILQRLSIDNSWLSSGLLITLAACLMVVASDIGSYMIGRRLGRHPLSPISPSKTIEGAIGGALCSVVVGALMASLMGWRLGWLSGGLLGALVALFALVGDLTESMMKRDAGVKDSGDALPGHGGILDRIDSYLFTPAVVYYALILIMPLLAN; via the coding sequence GTGATTTCAGAAGGAGCAAGCAGCAGCAAAGGCAAAACCAAGACGGGTTTTGATCGCAAGCGCTTGCTCAGTGGACTGCTGGCTGGCGCTTTTGGGTTGCTGGTGGTGGGACTCGGCGGCTGGTGGTTCACGCTCGCGTTGGGGGTGATCGTGCATCTGGGCTTGTTGGAATTTTTCCGAATGGCCCAGTTCAAAGGTATGAGGCCTGCCACGAAAACCACGCTTGTGGCGTGTCAGCTCTTGCTTTTGAGCACGCAGTGGGCCAATTCAGGAGGTCTTCCGGCTCTTTTGCCTGATGCCGTGCTGCCCTTATCCGGTGCAGCCATTTGTGGTTGGTTGCTCTTGCAGCCGGTCACAGGATCGATTGCGGACATCGCCGCTTCCATTTTTGGTTTGTTTTATCTCGGCTTTCTTCCAAGCCATTGGTTGAGACTTCGCAACCTGACTGATTTTGAAGTTGCCCCCATTTTGCAACGGCTAAGCATTGATAATTCCTGGCTTTCATCGGGCTTATTAATCACTTTGGCTGCCTGTTTGATGGTGGTTGCGAGTGATATTGGCTCCTACATGATTGGTCGTCGACTCGGTCGCCATCCCCTGTCTCCAATCTCTCCGTCAAAGACGATTGAGGGGGCGATCGGAGGAGCCTTGTGCTCTGTTGTGGTGGGGGCTTTGATGGCAAGCCTGATGGGCTGGCGCCTGGGGTGGCTGAGTGGTGGTTTGCTTGGAGCGTTGGTGGCGTTATTTGCTCTTGTCGGTGATCTGACCGAGTCGATGATGAAACGCGATGCAGGAGTGAAAGACTCTGGAGATGCTCTTCCAGGCCATGGGGGGATTCTGGATCGGATTGATAGTTATTTGTTCACCCCAGCGGTGGTGTACTACGCCTTGATTTTGATCATGCCTTTGCTCGCCAACTAG
- a CDS encoding alpha/beta fold hydrolase encodes MTNKRILENAASTLLDPLAREQLQGLEWLELACTDSGADHYPVVTMGSGPPVLLLHGFDSSNLEFRRLVPLLKTNNTLIIPDLFGFGFCPRPEQISYGPELVLNHLDALLDTLPTDETIGVIGASMGGSVAMELARRHPERIDRLLLLAPAGLDGKPMPLPPVLDQLGVWFLGRPGVRRGLCRQAFADPDSNVGEPEIEIASLHLKVPGWARSLAAFARSGGFAGCGDPLPPQPLHVLWGEQDRILRAPQKRSAQELLGDKLESVANCGHLPHLDQPELVAKRWQASE; translated from the coding sequence TTGACCAACAAGCGCATTCTCGAGAACGCTGCATCCACCCTTCTCGATCCTCTGGCCCGTGAACAGCTCCAGGGCTTGGAGTGGTTGGAACTTGCCTGCACCGATAGCGGGGCAGACCACTACCCAGTGGTGACTATGGGCAGTGGGCCACCGGTATTGCTACTGCACGGATTTGATAGTTCCAATCTGGAATTCCGACGTCTGGTGCCCCTGCTCAAAACCAACAACACGCTGATCATTCCCGATCTGTTCGGTTTCGGGTTCTGTCCAAGGCCAGAACAAATCAGCTACGGACCTGAGCTGGTGCTCAACCATCTCGATGCCCTGCTCGACACCCTGCCAACAGACGAAACCATCGGTGTGATCGGAGCATCAATGGGTGGCTCTGTCGCGATGGAACTGGCGCGGCGCCACCCCGAACGCATCGATCGCTTGCTGCTTCTTGCTCCAGCAGGACTGGATGGCAAACCGATGCCCCTGCCTCCGGTGCTGGACCAACTAGGGGTTTGGTTTCTAGGCAGACCTGGCGTGAGACGGGGTTTATGCAGACAAGCCTTCGCCGATCCCGACAGCAACGTTGGAGAACCAGAAATTGAGATTGCATCCCTGCATCTCAAGGTGCCTGGGTGGGCCCGTTCGTTAGCGGCTTTCGCCCGCAGCGGAGGATTTGCCGGGTGTGGTGACCCCCTTCCCCCTCAACCCCTGCATGTGCTCTGGGGTGAACAGGATCGAATCCTGCGCGCCCCTCAAAAACGTTCCGCGCAGGAATTATTGGGAGACAAGCTTGAATCGGTTGCCAATTGCGGGCATCTTCCCCATCTCGATCAACCGGAGTTGGTGGCGAAACGCTGGCAAGCATCAGAATGA